CATCCAGAGACCGTGATTCTGACCCACATTCTAACCGGTTCTCGTATGTCGCAACTTAGCAAATGAGGTCAGGATGCACAAAGATCGGGAGCGGATCGAGAAGAGGGTCGCGCTTGCCGTTCGCGGTTGAGCGGTCGTCGCGTAAACCCGATGCGGTGGCTCGGCGTTTGACGTGGCGAAAGTGTGCTGTAAGTCGTGTCGCGTGATGTCAGCCGCAGAACCGAGACGGGCGGCGGCGGGAGGTCGGTGCCATGCGCGGCCAAGTCGGGTCGTTGACTCTCAACGGCATCAGCGGTATCGTCGCGAGAGTAGACGGTACGGGCGACAGGATCGAGACCACTCAGAGCCCGGCGCCAGCCCTGGAGAACACGGCGGGGCATCCGAACGCAACCCATGCGGTAGGTGTGGATCAGAACCGATCGACACAACACCTACGGGACGCGACGGAGTTCGATGATGCGACGGCGGATGCGGAGCTCATCGAAGCCGCACAGGCTGGAGACACGCGAGCGTTCGACGTGCTCATGCAGCGCTATCGGTCGCGGGTCTTCATGCTGGCTTACCAGAAGACGAAGAGCTACGAGGACGCTCTCGACATCACACAGGAAACGTTTGTGCGCGCGTTCCTGGCTCTGCCGAAGTGGCGGCCCCAGGCGAGCTGGTACACGTGGCTCTTCCGCATCACGTACAACCTCTGCATCGACTTCCATCGTGCGCGCAGCCGCCGACGGACAGAATCGTTGGACGAGCCGGAATCGCAAATCCCTGAGCCGGCGACGTCAGGCTTTGCGAGCCGACCGGACCGCGTCGCCGAAGAGAACGAGCTAGCCGACATCATCCGCGATGCTGTCGACGGACTCTCGGATCGTCAGCGCGAAGTATTCGTGCTGCACCACTACGGCGGTCTACAGGTGAAGGAAGTCGCGGAAGCCCTTGCGATTGCCGAAGGAACCGCCAAAATCCACCTGTTCCGAGCCGTCGCGAAGCTGAGAGAGGTCCTTCGACCGATGCGCGAGGGACACCATATCTGATAAGCTGCACGGCGAGGACTCCGACGCCGGGAGCAGCCCGCATTCGAAAGCGCCGCTATGAAGCAACCATCCGATCTTGAGTTGTTGATAGTGCCGTATCTGGACGGTGACATCTCTCCAGAAGACCGCGCCCGCGTTCAGGCTGAAATCGAGTCGGATCCAGCGTTCGCGGCGATGGTCCAGGATTTCCGCGAGACTCTGGGTCTGCTCGCTGATCAAGCCCCACAGGACTTCGAAGCCCGCTTGGATGACCTCGACGGCGACATCTACCGCGAGATCGCTGCTCGCTCAGCCGTCAACGCTGCGTCG
This window of the Candidatus Poribacteria bacterium genome carries:
- a CDS encoding RNA polymerase sigma factor, with the protein product MRGQVGSLTLNGISGIVARVDGTGDRIETTQSPAPALENTAGHPNATHAVGVDQNRSTQHLRDATEFDDATADAELIEAAQAGDTRAFDVLMQRYRSRVFMLAYQKTKSYEDALDITQETFVRAFLALPKWRPQASWYTWLFRITYNLCIDFHRARSRRRTESLDEPESQIPEPATSGFASRPDRVAEENELADIIRDAVDGLSDRQREVFVLHHYGGLQVKEVAEALAIAEGTAKIHLFRAVAKLREVLRPMREGHHI